A single region of the Streptomyces sp. NBC_01803 genome encodes:
- a CDS encoding L-serine ammonia-lyase — protein sequence MAISVFDLFSIGIGPSSSHTVGPMRAARMFAARLKRDGLLAQTAAVRAELFGSLGATGHGHGTPKAVLLGLEGNEPHTVDVAQAELDVERIRTTQRIRLLGVEIGRGHEIGFDVSTQLVLHRRRSLPYHANGMTLFAYDADGLPLLEKTYYSVGGGFVVDEDAAGADRIKLDDTVLTHPFRTGDELLRLARETGLSISALMLKNEMAWRTEKEIRAGLLEIWRVMEDCVSRGMSSEGILPGGLKVRRRATSAARTLRGQGDPAGRAMEWVTLYAMAVNEENAAGGRVVTAPTNGAAGIIPAVLRYYLTFVPGADQDGIVRFLLAAGAIGMLFKENASISGAEVGCQGEVGSACSMAAGGLAEVLGGSPEQVENAAEIGMEHNLGLTCDPVGGLVQIPCIERNGMAAVKAVTAARMALHGDGRHHVSLDKVIKTMKETGADMKVKYKETARGGLAVNVIEC from the coding sequence GTGGCTATTAGTGTCTTCGACCTGTTCTCCATCGGTATCGGCCCGTCCAGCTCGCACACCGTCGGCCCGATGCGGGCCGCCCGGATGTTCGCCGCCCGGCTGAAGAGGGACGGCCTGCTCGCCCAGACCGCCGCCGTGCGGGCGGAGCTGTTCGGCTCCCTCGGCGCCACCGGGCACGGCCACGGCACCCCCAAGGCCGTGCTGCTCGGCCTGGAGGGCAACGAGCCGCACACGGTCGATGTCGCCCAGGCCGAGCTGGACGTCGAGCGGATCCGCACCACCCAGCGCATCCGCCTCCTCGGAGTCGAGATCGGCCGGGGACACGAGATCGGCTTCGACGTCTCGACCCAGCTCGTCCTGCACCGCCGCCGCTCCCTGCCGTACCACGCCAACGGCATGACCCTCTTCGCGTACGACGCCGACGGTCTGCCCCTGCTCGAGAAGACGTACTACTCGGTCGGCGGCGGCTTCGTCGTCGACGAGGACGCCGCCGGCGCGGACCGGATCAAGCTCGACGACACGGTGCTGACCCACCCGTTCCGCACGGGTGACGAGCTGCTGCGGCTGGCTCGCGAGACGGGCCTGTCGATCTCCGCGCTGATGCTGAAGAACGAGATGGCCTGGCGCACGGAGAAGGAGATCCGCGCGGGCCTGCTGGAGATCTGGCGGGTCATGGAGGACTGTGTCTCCCGGGGCATGTCCAGCGAGGGCATCCTCCCCGGCGGCCTGAAGGTCCGCCGCCGGGCCACGTCGGCGGCCCGGACGCTGCGCGGCCAGGGCGACCCGGCGGGCCGCGCCATGGAGTGGGTGACCCTCTACGCGATGGCCGTCAACGAGGAGAACGCCGCGGGCGGCCGGGTCGTCACTGCCCCGACGAACGGCGCGGCCGGCATCATCCCCGCCGTTCTGCGCTACTACCTCACCTTCGTGCCGGGCGCCGACCAGGACGGGATCGTCCGCTTCCTGCTGGCGGCGGGCGCGATCGGCATGCTCTTCAAGGAGAACGCCTCCATCTCCGGCGCCGAGGTCGGCTGCCAGGGCGAGGTCGGCTCCGCTTGCTCCATGGCGGCCGGCGGGCTCGCCGAGGTGCTCGGCGGCAGTCCCGAGCAGGTGGAGAACGCGGCCGAGATCGGCATGGAGCACAACCTCGGGTTGACCTGCGACCCGGTCGGCGGCCTGGTCCAGATCCCCTGCATCGAGCGCAACGGCATGGCCGCGGTCAAGGCGGTGACCGCCGCACGGATGGCGCTGCACGGCGACGGACGCCATCACGTCTCCCTCGACAAGGTCATCAAGACCATGAAGGAGACCGGCGCCGACATGAAGGTCAAGTACAAGGAGACCGCCCGCGGCGGCCTAGCCGTCAACGTCATCGAGTGCTGA